The following proteins are encoded in a genomic region of Triticum dicoccoides isolate Atlit2015 ecotype Zavitan chromosome 1B, WEW_v2.0, whole genome shotgun sequence:
- the LOC119344463 gene encoding KH domain-containing protein At1g09660/At1g09670-like, which yields MLGAMDERIPPPPFFQYSPSGVHSSPHHHNPIRSSASERERYIAELLAERQKLVPFLQVLPFCNRLLNQEILRASSLPPNPNFVEPERFDYGSPLRLAGHPMNGQPMDMEGWTGMHAEHMGIHHSPSMGWNGGPGVVGGPVVKKLVRMDVPAEKYPNFNFVGRLLGPRGNSLKRVEATTQCRVYIRGRGSVKDTVKENKLRDKPGYEHLNEPLHVLIEAEFPADIVDVRLNQAVVILEDLLKPVDESMDYFKKQQLRELAILNGTLREESPSPGPHLSPSVSPFNSTGMKRAKTGR from the exons ATGCTGGGAGCCATGGACGAGAGGATCCCGCCGCCCCCTTTCTTCCAGTACTCGCCGTCTGGCGTCCATTCTTCCCCTCACCACCACAACCCCATCAGGTCGTCTGCCTCCGAGAGGGAGAG GTATATAGCTGAGTTACTTGCCGAGAGGCAGAAGCTAGTTCCTTTCCTGCAAGTTCTTCCATTTTGTAACAGGCTTTTAAACCAAG AAATTCTGCGGGCATCTTCTTTGCCACCTAACCCAAATTTTGTTGAACCTGAGAGATTCGATTATGGTAGCCCGTTAAGATTAGCTGGCCACCCTATGAACGGTCAACCAATGGAtatggagggatggactggaatgCATGCAGAG CATATGGGGATACACCATTCACCATCCATGGGCTGGAATGGTGGTCCTGGAGTTGTTGGCGGCCCTGTTGTGAAGAAACTTGTCAGGATGGATGTTCCAGCAGAAAAGTATCCAAAT TTCAACTTTGTTGGTCGTTTGTTGGGGCCACGAGGAAACTCTCTGAAAAGAGTTGAAGCTACAACACAATGTAGAGTCTATATTCGTGGACGTGGTTCAGTGAAAGATACTGTGAAG GAAAACAAGCTTAGAGATAAGCCTGGCTATGAGCACTTAAACGAACCACTGCATGTGCTTATCGAAGCTGAGTTCCCGGCGGATATTGTTGATGTGCGACTAAACCAGGCTGTGGTCATACTGGAAGATCTTCTCAAACCAGTA GATGAATCCATGGATTACTTCAAGAAGCAACAGCTGAGAGAATTGGCAATACTGAATGGAACTCTAAGGGAGGAAAGCCCAAGCCCAGGCCCACATCTCAGTCCCAGTGTGTCACCCTTCAACTCCACCGGGATGAAACGCGCGAAAACGGGCCGCTAA